GAAGCAGCCGCACGTGGGCGGATTGGTACAACTCGGCCTGGCGCCCGACCAGGTCGTCTGGATCCATGCCAGCGCCCCGGTAGACCGCCTCTGGATCACTGAGCAACTCGTCAAGTCCGACCCTGCCGGTGCCGTATTGGCATGGTTGCCTCAAGCCCGGCCAGAGCAGATCCGGCGCCTGCAGATCCACGCCCAGTCCTGCGACGCCCCGGTGTTTCTGCTTCGCCCCATCACCGCTTTGAATGATGCCTCGCCCGCTCCGCTGCGGGTCGCAGTGTCGCTCGCTCCTGGCTGGCAGCTGGAAGTGCGCATCCCCAAGCGGCGTGGCGGGTCGCTGGAGGACGCCTTGTATCTGGAGGCCATGCCTGCCAGCTTGGCGGCAGTCATCCCGCCGCGATTGAGGGTCCCGCAGGCGATCCCTGTGGCACGCTCCCACAAGGAGGCCTCCGATGCTCGGGCATTGGGCCGCGTTGCTCCCGATCCCTTTGCCCGCCAGTCCATCGCCCATTGATGTGACTGCTCTCGGCATCTGGGCCTTGCAGTTCACTCCCCGGGTGGCATTGCTGGAGGATTGCGTCGTCGCAGAGGTGTCGGCCAGCGCGCGGCTTTTTAGCGGGATGCAGCCATTGCACGATCTCGTGGAGGCAGGCGCCATGGAACTCGGCGCCCGCATCGCCTGGGCGCCCACTGGCACCGCCGCGGTGGCGCTGGTGCACCATGCCTCAACCCCCGAAGACTGTGACGGGTTTCGCGCTCCGCTGGCCCAGTGGCTGGATCCACTGCCGCTGGCCGCGATCACGGCAGTGGCTGCGCACCATGCCACCTTGGCGCGGATCGGTTGCCTCACGCTCGGGGATGTTCGGGCCTTGCCTCGGGGCGGCCTGAGCCGCCGCTTTCATAAAGCCTTGCTGCAGGCTATGGACCAGGCGTACGGGCTGCGGCCCGAGGTGTACGACTGGATCACACTGCCCGAGACCTTTCACGCCAGGCTGGAGTTGATGTCGCGCGTGGAGACTGCACCGGCCTTGCTGTTCGGCGCGCGGCGCCTGCTCTTGCAGATGGCCGGATGGCTCGCGGCAAGGCGATTGGGCGCCACGGCCTTTACGCTGCGCTGGTGCCACGACGTGATGCGCGCCAAGGATGCAGGCACGGGTGGCGAGCTCACCGTCCGCACGGCGCACCCCACCCAGCATGTGGAACACTTCTCCCGCCTGCTGGCTGAGCACCTGGCCAAGGTGCCACTGCTGGCGCCTGCCGGCGACATCGAGTTGCTGGTCTCGGAGGTGGCGCCCATTGTCGAAGAAAGCCGATCGCTGATCCCGGATACGATACGCAAGGGCAGCAGCACCGACCTCACGCTCGAACGCATCCAGGCCCGCTTGGGAGAGGGCTGCGTCCGCCGACCGATCCTGTGCGAAGACCACCGGCTGGAGTGGATGCAGTGCTGGGAGAGCGGTGTGCTCAAACGCCGCAAGGCGACGGAGCCTTCGTACGGGTTGCCGCTGCCCACCTGGGTGCTGGAGGAACCACTGCGCTTGATCGAGCGCGACAACCGCCCCATCTACCAAGGCCCTCTACAACTCTTGCTCGGGCCCGACCGGGTCGAAGGTGGCTGGTGGCACCGCGGCGAGGCAGGTGAAGGCGGTGGTGCGAGCGGAGGCGGCCAAGACGCGAAGCCGTTGCACGTGCAGCGTGACTACTGGCTCGCGCTGAGCCCGCACGCTGGCGTTCTGTGGGTATTCCAGCAGCGCCTGGCCGGTGACCAGACGGCGTGGTTTCTCCACGGTCACTTCGCGTGAGGGCGAACGATGAATCGGCCTACCCGCGCGATCCCGGACTATGTGGAGTTGCGCTGCCTGTCGAATTTCAGCTTTCTGCGCGGGGCGAGCTGGCCGGACGAACTCGTGGAGCGAGCCAGGGACCTCGGATACCGGGCCCTGGCCCTCACCGATGAGTGCAGCATGGCAGGGGTCGGGCGCGCCCACGTCGCAGCCAAGGCCGCAGGCCTGCCCCTGATCCTGGGCTCGCAGTTTTGCATCCAGCCGCGCAGTGCCACCGAGGCGCCGGCCACGGTGGTGGTGCTTGCGCAGAACCTCAACGGCTACGGCAACCTCTGCGCGTTCATCACCAAGCTGCGCCGCGCTTCCAGCAAAGGGACCTATCACCTCACGCTGGACCAGATCACCGGCGCGGAGCTCGCCGATTGCCTGGCCTTGCTTTGCCCGGACCGCAAGGCTAGCGATGCGCAACTGGAAGCGCTGGCGTTGTGGACTTTGAAGCAGTTTCGGGGCCGCTGCTGGATCGGGGTGGACCAGCTGCGCCAGCTGGACGATGAGCTTTGGCTGCACCGCATGCGTTGGCTCTCGGAGTTGACGGCCTTGCCGCTGGTGGCGGTGGGCGATGTGCACATGCACGTGCGCTCCAGGAAGCCGCTGCAGGACGTTCTCACGGCCACACGCGTGGGCAAACCGCTCACGGAATGCGGACACGCCCTGCAGCGCAGTGCCGAGCGGCACCTGCGCACCCGGCTGCGGCTGGCGCAGACCTATCCTGCTGACTTGCTGGCCGAGACGTTGCACGTGGCGTCTCGGTGCAGTTTCAGCCTGGATGAGCTCAAGTACCAGTACCCCGATGAGGTGGTGCCGCGCGGCCTGACCGCGGCGCAGTATTTGAGACAAATGACCTATGAGGGCGCCGGCCGGCGCTGGCTGTCTGGCATCCCGGTCACCGTGCAATCGCAGATCGAGCATGAGCTGGCCCTGATCTGCGAGTTGCGCTACGAGCACTATTTTCTGACGGTGTACGACATCGTGGCGTTCGCGCGCTCACGCCACATCCTCTGCCAGGGGCGTGGCTCGGCCGCCAACAGCGTGGTCTGCTATTGCCTCGGGGTGACCGAAGTGGACCCTGCGCGCATGTCGGTGCTGTTCGAGCGCTTCATCAGCCGCGAGCGCAATGAGCCACCGGACATCGACATCGATTTCGAGCACCAGCGGCGCGAAGAGGTGATCCAGTACCTGTACGGCAAGTACGGCCGAGACCGAGCAGCGCTCACTGCCACTGTGATCAGTTACCGGCCCAAGTCGGCGATCCGGGACGTAGGCAAGGCGTTGGGATTCAGCCTGGAGACGGTGGAGGCCCTGGCCGAGGGTCAGAAGTGGTTCGACGGAGAGGACATCCGGCTGGAGCGGTTCGAGGAACTGGGCATGTCGGTGACCGATCTGGCTGTTCGCCAGCTCATCACGCTGACCACCCAGTTGATGGGGTTCCCGCGGCATCTGTCGCAGCACACGGGTGGTTTCGTGCTGACGCGGGATCTGCTGTGCCGCATGGTGCCGGTGGAGAACGCCTCGATGGCCGATCGCACGGTGATCGAATGGGACAAGGATGACCTGGATGCAGCAGGCCTTTTGAAGGTCGACGTGCTGGCGCTGGGCATGCTGTCGGCGATCCGGCGGGCCCTGGACATGATCGGCCAGCGCCGCGGCTGCGTGATGGGGATGCAGGACATCCCGGCCGAAGACAGCGAGACCTACGACATGGTCTGCAAGGCCGACACGATCGGCGTGTTCCAGATCGAGAGCCGCGCGCAGATGAGCATGCTGCCGCGCCTGCGCCCGCGCTGCTTTTACGATCTGGTGGTCGAGGTGGCCATCGTGCGGCCCGGACCGATCCAGGGCGGTATGGTGCATCCGTACTTGAACCGGCGCCAGGGCAAGGAGCCGGTGACCTATCCCAGCGAGGCGCTCAAGACGGCGCTCGGCCGCACGCTGGGGGTGCCGGTGTTCCAGGAGCAAGTGATGCAGATCTCCATCCTGGCCGCGGGCTTCACGCCCGGCGAAGCCGATGGACTGCGCCGCGCGATGGCGGCCTGGAAGCGCAAAGGGGGTCTGGGCAAGTACTACGACAAGATCGTGGACGGCATGACGTCGCGAGGATACGAACGAGCGTTTGCCGAGCAGATCTTCGAGCAGATCAAAGGGTTCTCGGAGTACGGATTCCCCGAAAGCCATGCGGCCAGCTTCGCCTTGCTGGTCTATGCGTCATGCTGGATCAAGCGGCATGAACCGGCCGCGTTCCTCGCTGCGCTGCTCAATAGCCAGCCCATGGGCTTTTACTCCCCGAGCCAGCTGGTCCAGGATGCCCGCCGCCATGGTGTCGAGGTGCGGCCGGTGGACGTGATGTTCAGCGATGTAGAAACCTCGCTGGAGGACCTGCCGGACGTCCCTGCCGTGCGGCTGGGCCTGCACATGATTCGTGGCCTGCAGGCGGCGAGTGCGCAGCGCATCATGGCTGCGAGGTGCGAGGGCCCGTTCGATAGCGCTGAGGAACTGGCCCGGCGCGCTAGGCTCGAACAGCACGAGATGAAGCTCTTGGCCGCAGCGGGGGCACTCGCCACGCTGTCTGGCCACCGGCGCCAGCAGGTCTGGGATGCCGCTGCGCTGCACGCTCCGCCCGAGCTGCTGCAGGACGCGCCCGTGGACGAGGACTACCTGGAGCTGCCCGCGGCCCCGGAAGGAGAAGACGTGGTCTGGGACTATGCGTCGGTGGGCCTGACCTTGCGCACCCATCCAATGGCGCTCTTGAGAAAGAAGCTGGACAAGTACCGGCTGAAGACTTCTGCGGAACTGCGGCGCATCCCGAACGGTCGTGTGGTCCGTACGGCTGGGATCGTGACACTGCGCCAGCAACCGGAAACCGCCAAGGGGACGATCTTCGTGTCCCTGGATGACGAACACGGCGCCACGCAGGTCATCGTCTGGCGCGGCGTGCGGGACGCGCAGCGCGAGGTGCTGCTGGGCTCCAGATTGCTGGCCGTGAAGGGCCGCTGGCAACGCGAGGGCGAGGTGTGCAATCTGGTGGCAGACCGGCTCGCGGATCTGTCGCCGCTGCTCGGACGGCTGGCCACCGAGAGCCGGGATTTCAAATGAGGAACAAGTGATGATGCAGGCGCATCTGTTTGGCGAGGCTCCCATCGAGTCCTCCATCCAAGGGCTGGTCTATCAG
This region of Acidovorax sp. GBBC 1281 genomic DNA includes:
- the imuA gene encoding translesion DNA synthesis-associated protein ImuA — protein: MPVPASVPGAFGLDALPRHVAEAVWRGAEVGSSVSRTVPTGFAALDAQLPGGGWPTHTLTELLIPQAALCEWRLLGPSVPSFLNAGGRVYLVAPPKQPHVGGLVQLGLAPDQVVWIHASAPVDRLWITEQLVKSDPAGAVLAWLPQARPEQIRRLQIHAQSCDAPVFLLRPITALNDASPAPLRVAVSLAPGWQLEVRIPKRRGGSLEDALYLEAMPASLAAVIPPRLRVPQAIPVARSHKEASDARALGRVAPDPFARQSIAH
- a CDS encoding Y-family DNA polymerase, which gives rise to MLGHWAALLPIPLPASPSPIDVTALGIWALQFTPRVALLEDCVVAEVSASARLFSGMQPLHDLVEAGAMELGARIAWAPTGTAAVALVHHASTPEDCDGFRAPLAQWLDPLPLAAITAVAAHHATLARIGCLTLGDVRALPRGGLSRRFHKALLQAMDQAYGLRPEVYDWITLPETFHARLELMSRVETAPALLFGARRLLLQMAGWLAARRLGATAFTLRWCHDVMRAKDAGTGGELTVRTAHPTQHVEHFSRLLAEHLAKVPLLAPAGDIELLVSEVAPIVEESRSLIPDTIRKGSSTDLTLERIQARLGEGCVRRPILCEDHRLEWMQCWESGVLKRRKATEPSYGLPLPTWVLEEPLRLIERDNRPIYQGPLQLLLGPDRVEGGWWHRGEAGEGGGASGGGQDAKPLHVQRDYWLALSPHAGVLWVFQQRLAGDQTAWFLHGHFA
- a CDS encoding error-prone DNA polymerase is translated as MNRPTRAIPDYVELRCLSNFSFLRGASWPDELVERARDLGYRALALTDECSMAGVGRAHVAAKAAGLPLILGSQFCIQPRSATEAPATVVVLAQNLNGYGNLCAFITKLRRASSKGTYHLTLDQITGAELADCLALLCPDRKASDAQLEALALWTLKQFRGRCWIGVDQLRQLDDELWLHRMRWLSELTALPLVAVGDVHMHVRSRKPLQDVLTATRVGKPLTECGHALQRSAERHLRTRLRLAQTYPADLLAETLHVASRCSFSLDELKYQYPDEVVPRGLTAAQYLRQMTYEGAGRRWLSGIPVTVQSQIEHELALICELRYEHYFLTVYDIVAFARSRHILCQGRGSAANSVVCYCLGVTEVDPARMSVLFERFISRERNEPPDIDIDFEHQRREEVIQYLYGKYGRDRAALTATVISYRPKSAIRDVGKALGFSLETVEALAEGQKWFDGEDIRLERFEELGMSVTDLAVRQLITLTTQLMGFPRHLSQHTGGFVLTRDLLCRMVPVENASMADRTVIEWDKDDLDAAGLLKVDVLALGMLSAIRRALDMIGQRRGCVMGMQDIPAEDSETYDMVCKADTIGVFQIESRAQMSMLPRLRPRCFYDLVVEVAIVRPGPIQGGMVHPYLNRRQGKEPVTYPSEALKTALGRTLGVPVFQEQVMQISILAAGFTPGEADGLRRAMAAWKRKGGLGKYYDKIVDGMTSRGYERAFAEQIFEQIKGFSEYGFPESHAASFALLVYASCWIKRHEPAAFLAALLNSQPMGFYSPSQLVQDARRHGVEVRPVDVMFSDVETSLEDLPDVPAVRLGLHMIRGLQAASAQRIMAARCEGPFDSAEELARRARLEQHEMKLLAAAGALATLSGHRRQQVWDAAALHAPPELLQDAPVDEDYLELPAAPEGEDVVWDYASVGLTLRTHPMALLRKKLDKYRLKTSAELRRIPNGRVVRTAGIVTLRQQPETAKGTIFVSLDDEHGATQVIVWRGVRDAQREVLLGSRLLAVKGRWQREGEVCNLVADRLADLSPLLGRLATESRDFK